Proteins co-encoded in one Arachis hypogaea cultivar Tifrunner chromosome 13, arahy.Tifrunner.gnm2.J5K5, whole genome shotgun sequence genomic window:
- the LOC112738199 gene encoding uncharacterized protein: protein MEDEKACITSLTLGLGIGGGGGGYPPKKKQKMMMIMKNKPIKPVPSLDLTFDDDEAFPKEAIDDDDDDDDDDDREEGLFISLNNKRVGEEHSYNYNKRCPANGKNRDDSYNDENNNNHNNNNYCSRKKLRLTKDQSALLEENFKNHTTLNQAQKQALAKQLNLKHRQVEVWFQNRRARTKLKQTEVDCEFLKKCCERLTDENLRLKKELQELRAIKAGPTQSPTPPLYIQLLSSKSSPLTICSSCEELLKKTKQENI, encoded by the exons ATGGAAGATGAAAAAGCCTGCATCACAAGTCTAACTCTGGGTTTGGGaattggaggaggaggaggagggtatCCCCCAAAGAAGAAGCagaaaatgatgatgataatgaagaacaAGCCTATTAAGCCTGTGCCTTCGCTGGACCTAACTTTTGATGATGATGAAGCTTTTCCGAAAGAAgccattgatgatgatgatgatgatgatgatgatgatgatcgagAAGAAGGATTATTCATCTCTTTGAATAATAAGAGAGTCGGTGAAGAACACAGCTACAATTATAATAAGCGCTGCCCGGCGAATGGAAAAAACAGAGATGACAGCTATAATGAtgagaataataataatcataataataataattattgcaGCAGAAAGAAACTGAGACTCACCAAGGATCAATCAGCTTTGCTTGAAGAAAATTTCAAGAATCATACCACTCTTAACCAA GCTCAGAAACAGGCACTTGCTAAGCAATTGAATTTAAAGCATAGACAGGTTGAAGTTTGGTTTCAGAATAGAAGAGCAAG GACAAAGCTGAAGCAAACAGAGGTGGATTGCGAGTTCTTGAAGAAATGCTGTGAGAGATTAACAGATGagaatctaaggttgaagaaggaaTTGCAGGAGCTACGTGCAATCAAAGCTGGACCAACACAATCACCAACACCGCCATTGTACATTCAATTACTCTCTTCTAAATCTTCGCCCTTGACTATTTGTTCTTCTTGTGAGGAGCTATTGAAGAAGACCAAacaagaaaatatataa